From Amphiura filiformis chromosome 20, Afil_fr2py, whole genome shotgun sequence, a single genomic window includes:
- the LOC140142954 gene encoding LOW QUALITY PROTEIN: zinc finger MYM-type protein 2-like (The sequence of the model RefSeq protein was modified relative to this genomic sequence to represent the inferred CDS: inserted 3 bases in 3 codons; deleted 2 bases in 2 codons) yields MNNVTRRRFICEVKKVNGEDYPGETLHELVICVQLHFDLIGKPLKFLSDPDFLQVKNTLDSVMQDRAKLGLGIREKQAQVITVQEEXRLWQQNVLGCSNPTQMLNTLXYIIGLHYPLRGGQEHRDLRWKNSQIQMLTSENEETFLRYTEDASKTNXGGLKHRKLQPKVVDAYENKKDRSRCIVTIFKKYKYHCPPRR; encoded by the exons ATGAATAATGTCACTCGACGAAG ATTCATTTGTGAAGTGAAGAAGGTAAATGGGGAAGACTATCCAGGGGAAACACTCCATGAGCTGGTTATTTGTGTCCAACTACACTTTGATCTAATTGGAAAGCCATTGAAATTCTTAAGTGACCCTGACTTTCTACAGGTCAAAAATACGCTGGATAGCGTTATGCAAGATCGCGCCAAGTTAGGGCTTGGCATACGTGAGAAACAGGCCCAAGTAATTACAGTCCAGGAAG GGCGTCTATGGCAGCAGAATGTCCTGGGTTGTTCTAATCCAACCCAGATGCTCAACACTC TTTATATAATCGGGTTGCATTACCCCTTGCGCGGGGGGCAAGAACATCGTGATCTCAGATGGAAAAACTCTCAAATTCAAATGCTTACA AGCGAAAATGAAGAAACCTTCCTAAGATATACGGAAGACGCCTCCAAAACAA ATGGCGGCTTAAAACACCGGAAGTTACAACCCAAAGTAGTG GACGCATATGAAAATAAAAAGGATAGGTCGCGCTGTATAGTCACCATATTCAAGAAATATAAATACCACTGCCCCCCCAGAAGATAA